One stretch of Candidatus Baltobacteraceae bacterium DNA includes these proteins:
- a CDS encoding asparaginase — translation MHVTEAVNAPYVVEIWRGHQIESRHRVAICAVDVSGKVLLEVGTIDLPVFLRSTAKPFIAAASVRAGAVDAFGFDDRELALMCASHAGEPEHVETARSMLAKAGIHENALLCGGTPSAIYNNCSGKHAGILALCKHIGAPLGTYLEPDNPAQKMILALCSRVIDEPLPPERIAVDGCGIPVFATSLRRAARAFARFAALEELDAEDGEALARCRTAMAQNPWFVSGTGRFDTGLIESTGGAVIGKGGAEGFHGSAIVHARAGLAIKVVDGNGRATAPAVMAALTRLDALTPAATDLLAPFTQPPVRNVAGRIVGKIVARV, via the coding sequence ATGCACGTAACGGAAGCCGTGAACGCGCCCTACGTCGTGGAGATCTGGCGAGGGCATCAGATCGAGTCACGGCACCGGGTCGCCATCTGCGCGGTTGACGTCTCGGGCAAGGTGCTATTAGAGGTAGGGACGATCGACCTCCCCGTCTTTTTGCGCTCGACCGCCAAGCCGTTCATCGCCGCCGCCTCGGTTCGTGCGGGGGCGGTCGATGCATTCGGGTTCGATGACCGGGAGCTTGCGCTCATGTGCGCGTCGCACGCCGGCGAGCCCGAGCACGTCGAGACCGCTCGCTCGATGCTCGCAAAGGCGGGGATTCACGAGAACGCGCTGCTCTGCGGTGGCACGCCGAGCGCGATCTACAATAACTGTTCGGGCAAACACGCCGGGATTCTCGCGCTCTGCAAGCACATAGGTGCGCCCCTCGGCACGTATCTCGAGCCCGACAATCCCGCGCAGAAAATGATTCTCGCCTTATGCTCGCGCGTCATCGACGAACCGTTGCCGCCCGAACGTATCGCGGTCGACGGCTGCGGCATCCCCGTCTTTGCAACGAGTCTGCGCCGCGCCGCGCGCGCCTTTGCACGCTTTGCCGCGCTCGAAGAGCTCGATGCCGAAGACGGCGAGGCGCTCGCGCGTTGCCGTACGGCGATGGCGCAGAATCCGTGGTTTGTTTCGGGGACGGGACGCTTCGATACGGGACTGATCGAATCAACCGGCGGTGCGGTCATCGGAAAGGGCGGCGCCGAAGGCTTTCACGGCAGCGCCATCGTGCACGCGCGCGCCGGCCTTGCAATCAAGGTCGTCGACGGCAACGGCCGCGCGACCGCGCCGGCCGTGATGGCTGCGCTCACGAGGCTCGATGCGCTGACGCCGGCCGCAACCGATTTGCTCGCGCCTTTCACGCAGCCGCCGGTGCGCAACGTCGCGGGGCGCATCGTCGGAAAGATCGTCGCGCGCGTCTAA
- a CDS encoding ATP-dependent DNA ligase has translation MKRFAEAAEAIASDPSKLAKVALLGEYLRTLDDADLAPAARFFTGSPFAPTSERALSVGGATIVAAARAVWGITDAQLSRGYRATGDLGAALASHVRPAHDLGLFRTALTPGVFMALLDETASASGKLANKKRQVLVERILGACETDLEAKYIIKILTGELRIGLREGLIVEGIAAAFSVPVADVRRAAMAAGDVGVVAIAAKHGTLANVEIAYGTPIAFMLASPMQFGSEYKELATQSWLLEDKYDGVRIQAHKQGERIRLFSRRLNETTNAWPEVVAAMHNLPDDVILDGEVVAMRDGAVLPFRYLQTRLQRKDVTSGLQAEVPVVFVVFDCLARGERFLLDEPLETRREELAGLQLGGIVQAAGWSTVEAGATQEDLHDRFEAARARGNEGLVFKRTDSPYAPGKRGKWWLKLKRELDTLDCVVVGVEWGHGKRAQVLSDYTFAVRGEAGELLVTGKAYSGLTDVEIAEMTAWFLAHRIPDAERAYEELGLSRYEIPVEPQIVVEIAFDVIQKSDLHKSGFSLRFPRIARIRDDKSADQIDTIARVNEIYGKMLEREGIRE, from the coding sequence GTGAAAAGGTTCGCAGAGGCTGCGGAAGCGATCGCGAGCGACCCGAGCAAACTCGCAAAGGTCGCGCTGCTCGGCGAGTATCTGCGGACGCTCGACGACGCGGACCTCGCGCCCGCTGCGAGATTTTTCACCGGGAGCCCATTCGCGCCGACCAGTGAGCGCGCGCTGTCTGTCGGCGGCGCGACAATCGTTGCGGCTGCGCGCGCGGTTTGGGGTATCACCGACGCTCAGCTCTCGCGGGGATATCGCGCCACTGGCGACCTCGGTGCAGCGCTCGCGTCGCACGTGCGGCCTGCGCACGATCTCGGACTCTTCCGGACAGCACTGACGCCGGGCGTTTTCATGGCGCTGCTCGACGAGACTGCGAGCGCATCCGGCAAGCTCGCAAACAAAAAGCGACAGGTGCTGGTCGAGCGCATTCTCGGCGCGTGCGAAACCGACCTGGAAGCGAAGTACATCATCAAGATCCTCACCGGCGAGCTGCGGATCGGTTTGCGCGAAGGTTTGATCGTCGAAGGAATCGCCGCCGCGTTTTCAGTGCCGGTTGCGGACGTGCGCCGCGCCGCGATGGCAGCCGGTGACGTCGGCGTTGTGGCGATCGCGGCGAAACACGGAACGCTTGCGAACGTCGAGATCGCCTACGGAACGCCGATCGCGTTCATGCTCGCATCGCCGATGCAATTCGGCTCCGAATACAAAGAACTTGCGACGCAAAGCTGGCTCCTCGAAGACAAGTACGACGGCGTTCGCATCCAAGCCCACAAACAGGGGGAGCGTATTCGGCTCTTCTCACGCCGTTTGAACGAGACGACGAACGCATGGCCAGAAGTTGTCGCAGCGATGCACAACCTGCCCGACGACGTCATCCTCGACGGCGAGGTCGTCGCGATGCGTGACGGCGCAGTGCTACCGTTTCGCTACTTGCAAACACGGCTGCAGCGCAAAGACGTGACGTCTGGGCTGCAGGCCGAAGTCCCCGTCGTATTCGTCGTCTTCGATTGTCTCGCGCGCGGCGAACGGTTTCTGCTCGACGAGCCGCTCGAAACGCGGCGCGAAGAGCTCGCGGGGTTGCAGCTGGGCGGCATCGTTCAGGCGGCTGGGTGGAGCACCGTCGAAGCCGGCGCGACGCAAGAGGACTTACACGATCGCTTCGAAGCCGCGCGTGCGCGCGGAAACGAAGGCCTTGTCTTCAAGCGAACGGATTCGCCCTACGCGCCCGGCAAGCGCGGTAAGTGGTGGCTCAAGCTCAAGCGCGAGCTCGATACTCTCGATTGCGTCGTCGTCGGCGTCGAATGGGGCCACGGCAAGCGCGCGCAGGTTCTCTCCGACTACACGTTCGCCGTGCGCGGCGAAGCCGGCGAGCTGCTCGTCACCGGCAAAGCCTATTCGGGACTGACCGACGTCGAGATCGCCGAGATGACTGCGTGGTTCCTCGCGCATCGTATTCCGGACGCGGAGCGTGCCTACGAAGAGCTCGGACTGTCGCGCTACGAGATTCCGGTCGAGCCGCAGATCGTCGTCGAGATCGCGTTCGACGTCATCCAGAAGAGCGATCTGCACAAGAGCGGTTTCTCACTGCGCTTTCCGCGTATCGCCCGCATTCGCGACGACAAGTCGGCGGACCAGATCGACACGATCGCTCGCGTCAATGAAATCTACGGCAAAATGCTGGAACGTGAAGGCATTCGCGAATAG
- a CDS encoding glycosyltransferase produces the protein MQRRRALIVAYHFPPEPASGALRMGYLAKYLPEFGWDAVVLTRRRTGTGRVAATLPRLAAKPVFAPLRSRLRDVVFYPDRASWWIPRAILAGLRMYRRQPFDVILSSAMPASAHVVGWALSSMLRVPWIADYRDLWNGNPYVSEPPWRAKSLLQLEKRLLRKAARITTITPSLASALRLSHGREALVVPNTLDAEEWRDVPYEEPADFRIVHAGTLYGGVRSPERLFAQIAELRAQNEAAGLGARIDFYGHDSGNLLELASRYQLCDAVRYHGVVERSAAMRAERGAALLVVIQNSDPRTASEYGSKIFEYHAAGRPVLALGPDQSVLRGYVGENKIGWFASTDEELREALCAAHRAFTEGRLAEYQASNGHSARPIAESFASIFRSTCGSAA, from the coding sequence ATGCAACGACGGCGAGCACTGATCGTCGCCTATCACTTCCCGCCTGAACCGGCGTCGGGTGCCTTACGCATGGGGTACCTCGCCAAGTATCTTCCGGAGTTCGGTTGGGATGCGGTTGTGCTTACGCGGCGCCGAACGGGAACCGGACGAGTTGCGGCCACGCTTCCGCGTCTGGCCGCGAAGCCCGTGTTCGCGCCGCTGCGGAGCCGTCTTCGCGATGTCGTCTTTTACCCGGATCGTGCTTCGTGGTGGATTCCGCGTGCGATCCTGGCCGGGCTCCGAATGTATCGCCGGCAGCCGTTCGACGTGATCCTCAGCTCTGCGATGCCCGCGTCCGCGCACGTCGTCGGATGGGCACTCTCGTCGATGCTGCGGGTACCGTGGATCGCCGACTATCGCGATCTCTGGAACGGGAATCCGTACGTGTCGGAACCACCCTGGCGTGCGAAGAGCCTGCTGCAGCTCGAAAAGCGTCTGTTGCGTAAGGCTGCGCGGATCACGACGATCACGCCGTCACTCGCCTCGGCGCTGCGTCTATCGCACGGGCGCGAGGCTTTGGTCGTGCCGAACACGCTCGACGCCGAAGAATGGCGTGACGTTCCGTACGAAGAGCCGGCCGACTTTCGTATCGTGCACGCCGGGACGCTATACGGCGGCGTGCGGAGCCCGGAGCGCTTGTTTGCGCAGATCGCGGAGCTACGTGCGCAAAACGAAGCGGCCGGCCTTGGCGCGCGGATCGACTTCTACGGGCACGATAGCGGAAATTTGCTCGAGCTTGCGTCACGCTATCAGCTCTGTGATGCGGTGCGTTATCACGGCGTCGTCGAGCGGTCGGCGGCAATGCGCGCCGAGCGTGGCGCCGCGTTGCTCGTCGTAATCCAAAACAGCGATCCGCGCACGGCTTCCGAGTATGGAAGTAAGATCTTCGAATATCACGCGGCCGGACGTCCGGTGCTGGCGCTTGGACCGGATCAGAGCGTGCTGCGCGGATACGTTGGCGAAAACAAAATCGGTTGGTTTGCATCGACCGACGAAGAGTTGCGCGAGGCGCTATGTGCGGCACATCGTGCATTCACCGAAGGCCGGCTCGCGGAATACCAAGCGTCGAATGGACATTCGGCGCGTCCGATCGCGGAGAGTTTTGCGTCTATTTTCCGTTCGACGTGCGGTAGCGCCGCTTGA
- the cysK gene encoding cysteine synthase A: MARIYENLADTFGNTPLVKIPRLNRGIGATILVKMESFNPAGSVKDRIGVAMIEAAERNGLLKPGKVVIEPTSGNTGIALAFVCAAKGYPLILTMPDTMTIERRNLLRAYGAQLILTPGAGGMKAAIAKAVEIRDSNPETYYMPGQFENPANPEIHRRTTGEEIWRDTDGAVDIFIAGVGTGGTITGTGELLRSRKPSIECITVEPDTSCVLSGGQPGAHRLQGLAPGFVPKVLNTSIYSEVIQVSVDEAFATSRRLAREEGMLVGISSGANVFAALKVAARPQNSGKLIVTIAADNGERYLSSPLFTELEANVVESALT; the protein is encoded by the coding sequence ATGGCTCGCATCTACGAAAATCTCGCCGACACGTTCGGCAATACGCCCCTCGTGAAGATCCCGCGCTTGAATCGTGGTATCGGCGCCACGATTCTCGTTAAGATGGAATCGTTCAATCCCGCGGGGAGCGTGAAGGATCGCATCGGCGTCGCGATGATCGAAGCCGCCGAGCGAAACGGATTGCTCAAGCCGGGGAAAGTCGTCATTGAGCCGACCTCGGGTAATACGGGGATTGCGCTCGCATTCGTGTGCGCAGCCAAAGGTTATCCACTAATTCTCACGATGCCCGACACGATGACGATCGAACGGCGCAATCTCTTGCGTGCGTACGGAGCGCAGTTGATTCTTACACCCGGCGCAGGCGGCATGAAAGCTGCGATCGCAAAAGCCGTCGAGATTCGCGATTCGAATCCCGAGACGTACTACATGCCGGGGCAGTTCGAGAACCCCGCAAATCCGGAGATTCACCGCCGTACGACAGGTGAAGAGATCTGGCGAGACACGGACGGCGCCGTCGACATCTTCATTGCCGGCGTCGGAACGGGCGGAACGATTACCGGAACCGGCGAGCTGCTACGCTCGCGCAAACCTTCGATCGAATGCATCACGGTCGAACCGGATACGTCGTGCGTTCTTTCCGGTGGCCAGCCGGGAGCTCACCGCTTACAAGGTCTCGCGCCCGGGTTCGTTCCGAAGGTGCTGAACACGTCGATCTATAGCGAGGTCATTCAAGTCAGTGTCGATGAGGCGTTTGCAACGTCGCGGCGTCTCGCTCGCGAAGAGGGAATGCTGGTGGGCATTTCGAGCGGCGCGAACGTGTTCGCCGCGTTGAAAGTCGCTGCGCGCCCCCAGAATTCCGGCAAGCTCATCGTCACCATCGCTGCGGACAACGGCGAACGCTATCTGTCCAGCCCTCTTTTCACGGAACTTGAAGCAAATGTGGTGGAGTCTGCGTTAACGTAG
- a CDS encoding LysE family translocator, whose product MDLSTWVAFAVLETILCITPGPAVLFTVGSTLSRGRTTGFAAMSGIVTGNTIYFVLSATSLGAILLASYEVFTLVRWVGAAYLVYIGLRALFGKQKALSVADVRGPSTSRGAFVGGTMTQLSNPKALIFFSALLPQFFDPHRWLVGQVAILGVTSQIIEALVMTAYILLASGVAQSAKKTVVAGIFERVAGLFLIGAALKLALTKRT is encoded by the coding sequence ATGGACCTAAGCACCTGGGTGGCCTTCGCGGTTCTCGAGACGATCCTGTGCATTACGCCGGGACCGGCGGTGCTGTTCACGGTCGGCTCGACGCTGAGCCGCGGCCGTACTACCGGATTCGCGGCGATGAGCGGGATCGTCACCGGAAACACGATCTACTTCGTGCTCTCCGCGACGAGTCTCGGCGCGATTTTGCTCGCATCGTACGAAGTGTTCACGCTCGTGCGCTGGGTCGGCGCCGCGTATCTCGTGTATATCGGTCTGCGCGCGTTGTTCGGTAAACAAAAGGCCCTGTCCGTAGCAGATGTCCGCGGTCCCTCGACGTCAAGGGGAGCGTTCGTGGGCGGAACGATGACGCAGCTCTCCAATCCGAAAGCGTTGATCTTTTTCAGCGCGCTGCTTCCGCAGTTTTTCGATCCCCATCGTTGGCTTGTCGGTCAGGTCGCGATCCTCGGCGTGACCTCGCAAATCATTGAGGCGCTCGTTATGACCGCGTATATTCTGCTCGCCTCCGGCGTGGCGCAATCGGCAAAGAAGACGGTCGTCGCCGGAATCTTCGAGCGTGTCGCCGGCCTCTTCTTGATTGGCGCCGCGCTCAAGCTGGCACTCACGAAACGAACGTAG
- a CDS encoding pitrilysin family protein: protein MKALHMKSLSSLCILSMLAVLLVALAPAHAPAQKVAATTVTRATLKNGMQVVVLRDPLAPVVSLMTNYEVGADEEPITGLAHAQEHMMFRGSKTVSAAQFAEVTALLGGSFDADTQNQVTQFFFTVPEQGLDAALHLEASRAQGILDTQALWEEERGAIEQEVQRDNSSAGYRLYVKVLQNLMAGTPYADAGLGTMQSFSQQVSGAQLKAFYAKWYHPNNAILVIAGDVEPKATIAKVDALFGAIPAKALPARKAVSLGALHPQTFTDTSSDPQASVFVGYRFPGYDNPDYAASQVLLDVLNSRRGALYGLVADGKAFDAGAQGQAYTKAAMALVELDVAPTESPKTALAELRGVIDGYRKNGFPADLVAAAKLREAAQDQFTANSISGLAQEWSQALAVEHRSPDVDLAALERVTPDDVNRVAQRYMSVEPTIAYAVPKNSGEVGSGSSAKAPENNTIIPAHQEPLPPWAQSLLSQLRVPPDTTNPTISVLPNGLRLVVQPEALTHTVVVRGAIRTSPVMEEKAGKDGVASLASTLLDYGTTTYDRLAYQRQLDKIAADVFTGTSFGVDVTTSGFDRGVQLLADAQLHPAMREADFQIAKRQEYQEVAGEEHSPDHLTRLSLINALYPESDPIRRHPTPDSVKALTLDDVHDWYDTAYRPDLTTIVVIGDVTPAQAQQVVEKWFGGWQAHGPLPNLYPSAAPNNAAANVTVPATGRVQDTVILSQTLGLKLEDPDIPALRIANAALSGGFYASILFHDLRETTGYVYSINSDFDLGRTRSAFSVVYGASPENVSKANALIQIDLKGMQSTPISANRLQVAKALLLGQLATQGESYSEIAGRFLSDARDGLPFDEDTREARAELAATPQQVQDAMARWIRPDGFAQVVEGPAPQ from the coding sequence ATGAAGGCCCTGCATATGAAGTCGCTCTCCTCACTCTGCATTTTGAGCATGCTGGCGGTTTTGTTGGTCGCCCTTGCGCCCGCGCATGCACCGGCGCAAAAAGTCGCAGCTACGACCGTCACGCGCGCAACGCTCAAGAACGGCATGCAAGTCGTCGTGTTGCGCGATCCGCTCGCGCCCGTCGTCTCATTGATGACGAACTACGAGGTCGGCGCCGACGAAGAACCGATCACGGGGCTTGCGCACGCGCAAGAGCACATGATGTTCCGGGGCAGCAAGACCGTTTCGGCCGCGCAATTCGCGGAAGTCACCGCGCTCCTCGGCGGCAGCTTTGATGCTGATACGCAGAATCAGGTCACGCAGTTCTTTTTCACCGTGCCCGAGCAAGGCCTCGATGCGGCGCTGCATCTTGAAGCATCGCGCGCCCAAGGCATTCTTGACACGCAGGCCCTGTGGGAAGAAGAGCGCGGTGCAATCGAACAGGAAGTCCAGCGCGACAACAGTTCGGCGGGTTATCGGCTGTATGTTAAAGTGCTGCAGAATCTTATGGCCGGTACGCCGTATGCCGATGCGGGGCTCGGAACGATGCAGAGCTTCTCGCAGCAAGTCAGTGGCGCGCAGCTCAAAGCCTTCTATGCCAAGTGGTATCATCCGAACAATGCGATTCTCGTAATCGCGGGCGACGTCGAACCGAAAGCCACGATCGCAAAGGTCGATGCGCTGTTCGGCGCGATTCCCGCCAAAGCACTCCCCGCGCGTAAGGCCGTAAGTCTCGGAGCACTGCACCCGCAAACGTTTACGGATACGAGCTCTGATCCCCAAGCGAGTGTCTTCGTTGGTTACCGCTTTCCGGGTTACGACAATCCGGATTACGCGGCTTCGCAAGTGCTGCTCGATGTGCTGAATAGCCGCCGTGGAGCGCTGTATGGGCTCGTGGCCGACGGGAAAGCATTCGACGCCGGTGCGCAGGGACAGGCGTACACCAAAGCTGCAATGGCACTCGTCGAGCTCGACGTTGCGCCGACGGAGTCGCCGAAAACTGCCCTCGCTGAACTGCGCGGCGTGATCGACGGGTATCGCAAGAACGGTTTCCCCGCCGATCTCGTAGCGGCAGCGAAATTGCGTGAAGCCGCGCAAGATCAGTTCACGGCAAATTCGATTTCAGGCCTTGCACAAGAGTGGAGTCAGGCGCTTGCGGTCGAGCATCGCTCGCCGGACGTCGATCTGGCCGCGCTCGAACGCGTAACGCCGGACGACGTCAATCGCGTCGCGCAGCGCTACATGAGCGTCGAGCCGACAATCGCGTACGCAGTGCCGAAGAACAGCGGCGAGGTCGGGAGCGGTTCGAGCGCCAAGGCGCCCGAGAACAACACGATCATTCCCGCGCATCAGGAACCGTTGCCGCCGTGGGCGCAGTCGCTGCTTTCGCAGCTGCGCGTTCCGCCCGATACGACGAATCCGACGATCAGCGTGTTGCCGAACGGTTTGCGTTTGGTCGTTCAGCCCGAAGCGCTCACACATACGGTCGTCGTGCGCGGCGCGATTCGCACGTCGCCCGTGATGGAAGAGAAGGCCGGAAAAGACGGCGTCGCATCGCTGGCTTCAACGCTGCTCGACTATGGTACGACGACATACGATCGCCTGGCGTATCAGCGCCAGCTCGACAAGATTGCGGCGGACGTTTTTACCGGCACGAGTTTCGGGGTCGACGTCACGACGTCGGGTTTTGATCGCGGCGTTCAACTCCTGGCCGATGCCCAGTTGCATCCCGCGATGCGCGAGGCCGATTTCCAGATTGCCAAACGGCAAGAATACCAAGAAGTCGCAGGTGAAGAGCACAGCCCCGATCATCTCACGCGGCTATCGTTGATTAATGCGCTGTATCCCGAAAGCGATCCGATCCGGCGGCATCCGACCCCCGATAGTGTGAAAGCACTCACACTGGATGACGTACACGATTGGTACGACACCGCGTACCGTCCCGACCTCACGACGATCGTCGTGATCGGCGACGTGACGCCCGCGCAAGCGCAGCAAGTCGTTGAGAAATGGTTCGGCGGCTGGCAGGCGCACGGACCTTTGCCGAACCTCTATCCAAGCGCGGCTCCCAACAACGCAGCGGCAAATGTTACCGTCCCCGCTACGGGTCGCGTGCAAGATACTGTCATACTGTCGCAGACCTTGGGCCTCAAGCTCGAAGATCCGGACATTCCCGCTTTGCGCATCGCGAACGCGGCACTGAGCGGCGGGTTCTATGCGTCGATCCTCTTCCACGATCTGCGCGAGACCACGGGCTATGTCTACTCGATCAACAGCGACTTCGACCTTGGCCGTACGCGCTCGGCTTTCAGCGTCGTCTACGGTGCGTCGCCCGAGAACGTCTCGAAGGCGAACGCTTTGATCCAAATCGATCTGAAAGGTATGCAATCGACCCCGATCTCTGCGAATCGCTTGCAAGTAGCAAAGGCGCTGCTCCTCGGACAGCTCGCGACGCAGGGCGAGAGCTATAGCGAGATCGCGGGTCGCTTCCTTTCGGACGCGCGCGACGGTCTGCCGTTCGACGAGGACACACGCGAGGCGCGTGCCGAGCTGGCGGCCACGCCGCAACAGGTGCAGGACGCGATGGCACGATGGATACGTCCCGACGGCTTCGCACAAGTCGTTGAGGGGCCGGCTCCACAGTAG